TCTGGTGTCCTGTGGGGCAGTGCTCGTGCTTGTTGGGATGGTGGTGGGTCTGCTGCTTGTGGCTGGCACCACCGTTTGCTCCTTCATGGTGGAAGATCTGCTCGTGCTGGTGCTGGAAGTACTCGTAGTGACCCACATGATCCACATGGTGCTCTGGCGGCGGTGAATGTATCCTCGAGGGCGGGCTGTGGTGTTGTCCCTTGGAGGCGTGGCTGGAGGTGGTGGTATGATGCGCTGTTTGCTTCTGCGAATGGCTACTTGCTGCTCCATGATGACCACCGCTGGTGGCATGATGACCATGTCCGTGGCCATGTGATTGGTGATTGTGGGTGGGCGGCGAGGGCATGTTGTGGCCACTGTGGGGCAGATGCGATGAGTGCTGCACACCCACCTGATGTCCGTGGTGATGGGGCACATGACCTTGGGACGCCTCCATCAGCGTGGGCTGGATGTGGGTCACAAACTGGGCCATTTTGCCGCAACCTTCAACTACTGCTCCctttttgttgtggtttttttGCGGCTTGTACTTAGGTAACACTTGTTTAAAATTTCACTCCTCTATGaggcgttttttttttgtggggggATTGTGGGGTGGCACTTTTATATGTATCCCAAAAGTGGGAGTGGGTAACACAAGTAAAACACACACTACGGCTGACTTGCGGACGAGTTGTGGGCGACGGAGGATTTGGGCTCGGACCGTGGACAACCTTCTCGCAGGAGCAATGTCAAATGACTGACTAGGAGCAGCTATCCCAGTTGGGCCTTAGACGCCACAGGACTCTCCACCCGCCTGACTCGCACCACCCGAACCACTTCGGCAGCAGCTCGGC
This genomic interval from Drosophila teissieri strain GT53w chromosome 3L, Prin_Dtei_1.1, whole genome shotgun sequence contains the following:
- the LOC122616674 gene encoding histidine-rich glycoprotein-like, translating into MAQFVTHIQPTLMEASQGHVPHHHGHQVGVQHSSHLPHSGHNMPSPPTHNHQSHGHGHGHHATSGGHHGAASSHSQKQTAHHTTTSSHASKGQHHSPPSRIHSPPPEHHVDHVGHYEYFQHQHEQIFHHEGANGGASHKQQTHHHPNKHEHCPTGHQSAV